The Anopheles coluzzii chromosome 2, AcolN3, whole genome shotgun sequence genome window below encodes:
- the LOC120952858 gene encoding dromyosuppressin isoform X1 produces the protein MASQQIASLKAVTCVVLLLVIVCSLVAGSAMPPLCENRLIDELPPKFRKVCAALENSNQFAEALNAYIRKEAAGNAFLYLDDDMLVPGQTGKRTDVDHVFLRFGRRR, from the exons ATGGCTAG CCAACAGATCGCTTCACTGAAAGCCGTCACGtgtgtggtgctgttgctggtgatAGTGTGCAGCCTGGTGGCCGGCTCCGCCATGCCACCGCTCTGCGAGAACAGACTGATCGACGAGCTTCCGCCCAAGTTCCGGAAGGTGTGCGCGGCGCTGGAAAACTCGAACCAATTCGCCGAAGCACTGAACGCGTACATACGGAAGGAGGCAGCTGGTAATG CTTTTCTTTACCTAGATGACGACATGCTGGTACCGGGACAGACGGGCAAGCGGACGGATGTGGATCACGTGTTCCTGAGGTTCGGCAGAAGGCGCTAA
- the LOC120952858 gene encoding dromyosuppressin isoform X2 translates to MASQQIASLKAVTCVVLLLVIVCSLVAGSAMPPLCENRLIDELPPKFRKVCAALENSNQFAEALNAYIRKEAAAFLYLDDDMLVPGQTGKRTDVDHVFLRFGRRR, encoded by the exons ATGGCTAG CCAACAGATCGCTTCACTGAAAGCCGTCACGtgtgtggtgctgttgctggtgatAGTGTGCAGCCTGGTGGCCGGCTCCGCCATGCCACCGCTCTGCGAGAACAGACTGATCGACGAGCTTCCGCCCAAGTTCCGGAAGGTGTGCGCGGCGCTGGAAAACTCGAACCAATTCGCCGAAGCACTGAACGCGTACATACGGAAGGAGGCAGCTG CTTTTCTTTACCTAGATGACGACATGCTGGTACCGGGACAGACGGGCAAGCGGACGGATGTGGATCACGTGTTCCTGAGGTTCGGCAGAAGGCGCTAA
- the LOC120952858 gene encoding dromyosuppressin isoform X3 — protein MASQQIASLKAVTCVVLLLVIVCSLVAGSAMPPLCENRLIDELPPKFRKVCAALENSNQFAEALNAYIRKEAAGNDDDMLVPGQTGKRTDVDHVFLRFGRRR, from the exons ATGGCTAG CCAACAGATCGCTTCACTGAAAGCCGTCACGtgtgtggtgctgttgctggtgatAGTGTGCAGCCTGGTGGCCGGCTCCGCCATGCCACCGCTCTGCGAGAACAGACTGATCGACGAGCTTCCGCCCAAGTTCCGGAAGGTGTGCGCGGCGCTGGAAAACTCGAACCAATTCGCCGAAGCACTGAACGCGTACATACGGAAGGAGGCAGCTGGTAATG ATGACGACATGCTGGTACCGGGACAGACGGGCAAGCGGACGGATGTGGATCACGTGTTCCTGAGGTTCGGCAGAAGGCGCTAA
- the LOC120952858 gene encoding dromyosuppressin isoform X4, whose translation MASQQIASLKAVTCVVLLLVIVCSLVAGSAMPPLCENRLIDELPPKFRKVCAALENSNQFAEALNAYIRKEAADDDMLVPGQTGKRTDVDHVFLRFGRRR comes from the exons ATGGCTAG CCAACAGATCGCTTCACTGAAAGCCGTCACGtgtgtggtgctgttgctggtgatAGTGTGCAGCCTGGTGGCCGGCTCCGCCATGCCACCGCTCTGCGAGAACAGACTGATCGACGAGCTTCCGCCCAAGTTCCGGAAGGTGTGCGCGGCGCTGGAAAACTCGAACCAATTCGCCGAAGCACTGAACGCGTACATACGGAAGGAGGCAGCTG ATGACGACATGCTGGTACCGGGACAGACGGGCAAGCGGACGGATGTGGATCACGTGTTCCTGAGGTTCGGCAGAAGGCGCTAA